A single genomic interval of Chthoniobacterales bacterium harbors:
- the dnaN gene encoding DNA polymerase III subunit beta: MKFSVSKEKLNEGLQAVQNVVSTRTTLPILSNVLIQATESGLTLTTTDLDVGIRIQVEATVERIGATTLPARRLSSIVRELPSSDIQFDVDSKNSASIRCGASFFKILGLPEEEFPPLSRFENARVFNIKQKELKDGLKKTAYAISTDETRYVLNGVLHSFKENKLSLVATDGRRLALVDIELEFPRSQETEVIIPTKAITEISRLLKDDGEVKVSISDNQVAFELNNTLLISKLIEGNYPNYRQVIPGEARERVILERESFLNCVRRVAILASDKSNSVKLIFSKNNIDITANTPDVGEARESVAVTYKGKDMAIAFNPEFLMAPLRNLPNDEVFLDLIDEMSPGVIKIQTPFLYVLMPMRIS; encoded by the coding sequence ATGAAATTCAGCGTTAGCAAAGAAAAACTCAACGAAGGCCTCCAAGCCGTGCAGAACGTCGTCAGCACCCGCACGACCCTCCCAATTCTGTCCAATGTGCTGATTCAGGCCACGGAAAGCGGTTTGACCCTGACCACAACCGACCTCGATGTCGGAATTCGCATCCAAGTCGAGGCGACGGTGGAAAGAATCGGAGCCACCACACTGCCGGCGCGCCGCCTTTCCAGCATCGTTCGCGAACTGCCTTCCTCGGACATCCAGTTCGATGTTGATTCAAAAAATTCCGCCTCGATTCGTTGCGGCGCTTCCTTCTTCAAAATCCTCGGCTTGCCCGAGGAAGAATTTCCTCCCCTCTCCCGCTTTGAAAACGCCCGCGTCTTCAACATTAAGCAAAAGGAACTCAAGGACGGTCTCAAAAAAACCGCTTACGCCATTTCGACGGACGAAACCCGCTACGTGCTGAATGGCGTCCTACACAGCTTCAAGGAAAACAAACTTTCGCTCGTTGCAACCGATGGCCGCCGTCTGGCTTTGGTCGATATCGAACTCGAATTCCCGCGCAGCCAGGAGACGGAAGTTATCATTCCGACCAAGGCGATTACCGAGATTTCGCGTCTGCTCAAGGACGACGGCGAGGTGAAAGTTTCCATCTCCGACAACCAGGTTGCATTCGAGTTGAATAACACTCTACTCATTTCCAAACTGATCGAAGGAAACTACCCAAACTATCGCCAGGTGATCCCCGGCGAGGCTCGCGAGCGCGTCATTCTGGAGCGCGAATCCTTCCTCAACTGCGTGCGCCGCGTCGCCATTCTCGCCAGCGATAAGTCCAACTCGGTCAAACTCATCTTCAGCAAAAACAACATCGACATTACGGCCAACACGCCCGACGTCGGCGAGGCCCGCGAGTCTGTCGCAGTCACCTACAAGGGCAAGGACATGGCGATTGCCTTCAATCCGGAATTCCTCATGGCGCCGCTGCGCAACCTGCCGAACGACGAAGTTTTCCTCGATCTGATTGATGAGATGAGTCCCGGCGTTATCAAAATCCAGACGCCGTTCCTTTACGTTCTGATGCCGATGCGCATCTCGTAG